A window from Neodiprion fabricii isolate iyNeoFabr1 chromosome 2, iyNeoFabr1.1, whole genome shotgun sequence encodes these proteins:
- the LOC124176664 gene encoding EF-hand domain-containing family member C2-like translates to MQRSTALPVLPGFNFDARIGQTKFHKPQHFGKIHTGVYYLSEKAKCGIGGQPLPFTEQDRYPSLYPRGEVQVLPPWLAFDNQRLMFKAYFQETVQERWQSFQIRVVIISFFLEDGTIKISEPAVDNSGLEQGVLVRRQRIPMPDPVRYRYYDIIDLNIGKEPEFFSRVYKIVDCDKFTRIFLNRCGIPVPDPIDIPSDPYNERRKVEIFPKRPNRKIDTLAKFLSNDRKVLRFYGYWDDRETAYGVIHDLELHFYLADDTIEIKENVPPNSGRDTGFMFIKRMKLPKSFSRIDPPGAGDPLTVLNVIGENTSSSWYIVDSLNTGRNAREFYTEKDLMIGSQINVFGRKVVLTDIDPYTKEYYRLKYGIEDFTPLERPDAKKESECKSVEKYIPPYNGFGSYEDSLGNCFSLEPKPPKIDSVKFFDYDKCGFESHVLRFRAKLVSNIPENNDRHFIIRVFLTDDTISIFELAVRNSGFKRCLFQKRMQVMMPGQDIYTNKKPKYYEPHHFYIGARVSLCDFHFQITSADIYALRYMELHSNQFPKANIKLIMEKLRKALKPVYKQFLNEFGPERAESDPDVIQYKHLREALCKYLGDKITEHEMITVARHFSSHEKKERHTREYIRSLVHGELNRQLWSELDRLEEDLHHVDRARTGYLPRNELYTILRGCRLPLDVELINSMLDHLCKNEEGKVDYNDLLQFINVKINPVVPTPPINIKSDLWWASEKEPDCGAGIDWCQFLKELGIQEEDHGGGDEI, encoded by the exons ATGCAGCGAAGTACCGCACTGCCTGTCCTTCCGGGTTTCAATTTCGACGCCAGA ATCGGCCAAACAAAATTCCACAAGCCTCAACACTTTGGCAAAATCCATACAGGCGTTTATTACCTCTCCGAGAAAGCAAAATGTGGCATTGGTGGTCAACCTCTCCCTTTCACTGAGCAGGACCGTTATCCCTCGCTGTACCCAAGAGGCGAGGTGCAAGTTTTGCCGCCATGGCTTGCTTTCGATAATCAG AGATTGATGTTCAAGGCTTATTTCCAAGAAACCGTTCAAGAGAGGTGGCAGTCCTTTCAAATCAGGGTTGTTATAATCAGCTTTTTTCTTGAAGATGGGACGATAAAAATATCTGAACCGGCTGTTGACAACAGCGGCTTAGAACAAG GTGTTTTGGTCAGACGCCAGCGAATACCGATGCCTGATCCAGTCAGATATCGCTACTATGATATCATAGACCTTAACATAGGAAAAGAACCAGAGTTTTTTTCTCGTGTTTACAAGATTGTTGACTGTGACAAGTTCACTAGGATATTCTTGAATCGATGCGGCATTCCGGTTCCTGATCCAATCGATATACCATCTGATCCATATAACGAGCGACGAAAAGTT GAAATATTCCCAAAGAGGCCAAATCGCAAGATAGATACTCTAGCCAAGTTTCTATCCAATGATAGAAAAGTTTTGCGATTTTATGGATACTGGGACGACAGAGAAACGGCTTATGGTGTTATCCATGATTTGGAACTGCATTTCTATCTCGCTGACGACACAATtgagataaaagaaaacgtGCCACCCAATTCCGGCCGGGACACAGGGTTTATGTTCATAAAAAGAATGAAGCTACCTAAG TCCTTTTCTAGAATTGATCCTCCTGGCGCCGGAGACCCGCTCACAGTGCTCAATGTCATTGGTGAGAATACTTCATCTAGCTGGTACATTGTCGACTCGTTGAACACCGGGAGAAACGCCAGAGAATTCTACACTGAGAAGGATCTAATGATTGGTTCCCAGATAAATGTTTTTGGTAGGAAAGTTGTTTTAACAGACATCGATCCCTACACAAAGgaatattatag ATTAAAGTATGGTATAGAAGATTTCACACCGTTAGAAAGACCGGATGCGAAGAAAGAATCCGAATGCAAGAGCGTCGAGAAGTATATTCCACCTTACAATGGTTTTGGGAGCTACGAAGACTCGCTTGGGAATTGTTTCAGCTTGGAGCCAAAACCACCGAAAATAGACTCCGTTAAATTCTTTGATTATGACAA atgtGGGTTCGAGAGCCACGTACTTCGCTTCAGAGCAAAGCTTGTCTCAAACATACCTGAAAATAACGACAGACATTTTATAATAAGAGTATTTTTAACCGATGACACGATATCGATTTTTGAATTGGCTGTTCGAAACTCAG GGTTCAAGCGATGTCTGTTTCAAAAAAGAATGCAGGTAATGATGCCTGGACAAGATATTTACACCAACAAAAAACCGAAGTATTACGAACCCCATCATTTCTATATTGGGGCCAGAGTTTCTCTATGTgatttccattttcaaattacgtCTGCTGATATTTACGCGCTTCGATACATGGAACTCCACAGTAATCAG TTCCCTAAAGCAAACATCAAACTGATTATGGAGAAACTGCGGAAAGCTTTAAAGCCAGTGTATAAACAGTTTCTCAACGAATTTGGTCCTGAGCGTGCAGAAAGTGACCCTGATGTTATTCAGTACAAGCATTTGAG AGAAGCCCTATGTAAGTACTTGGGAGACAAAATAACAGAGCACGAGATGATCACAGTTGCACGGCATTTTTCGTCCCACGAAAAGAAGGAGCGCCATACTCGAGAATACAttag ATCTTTGGTGCACGGGGAATTGAATCGACAGCTTTGGTCGGAGCTGGATAGACTTGAAGAGGATTTGCACCACGTGGATAGAGCCAGAACTGGCTATTTGCCCAGGAATGAGCTTTACACGATTTTACGTGGCTGCCGTCTTCCTTTGGACGTTGAATTGATCAATTCCATGTTGGATCA TCTTTGCAAAAATGAGGAGGGAAAAGTCGATTATAATGATCTACTGCAGTTCATCAACGTGAAAATTAATCCGGTCGTTCCTACGCCTCCCATTAATATTAAG TCCGATTTGTGGTGGGCGTCGGAAAAAGAGCCGGACTGCGGTGCTGGTATCGATTGGTGCCAATTTCTGAAGGAGTTGGGCATCCAGGAAGAAGATCACGGAGGTGGAGATGAGATTTAG
- the LOC124176667 gene encoding arylsulfatase B-like: MKCPRSKTVCALIGLLSVISCADSCSGKINTMCEKSNEDSPRSDQPHIITIIADDLGWNDVSFHGHDQIPTPNIDALAANGVILNRYYVQPTCTPSRTAFLTGRYPLRAGMQGIPLTTGERWGIPVDIPLFPGHLRNLGYTTRLLGKWHLGYYTVDHVPTQRGFDSFVGYYNGYIKYFDHTIRQDKTNETGYDLHRDDRQKLTIERNKDYFTDFLTEEVEDVIKSHDVSKPLYLQIAHLAPHSGEPEEPLEVWNVTEVNLTLGYIKDINRRKFAGMVTRLDNSVGRTIKALKNAGMLENSIVIFTTDNGAQTEGLHVNYGSNYPLRGLKFSMFDGGVRGVGCIYSPLIVNSSRVSNELMHITDWMPTLYSAAGGDVKVLGELDGVDQWPTLKYGLKSPRTSLLLHVDEKFKVAGAVMGKFKFLQGNQVNYTDFYGDSGDGDNYPPYSAASVVSSAAGQAISQISESVATPQQIISLRLKTKMSCPPFQEYVNCTSRCLFDLSVDPCETVNLSEQHPEIVELMESYIEKYQDVLVQQSSGLYDRTSSPAKFNGAWMPWIKFNHNDESASLLEVPQTSSAGDIIMNLRSIRQS, translated from the exons ATGAAGTGTCCTCGTTCCAAAACTGTTTGTGCCCTTATTGGTCTGCTGTCAGTGATATCTTGTGCAGATTCATGTAGTGGGAAAATTAATACGATGTgcgaaaaatcgaatgaagATTCGCCTCGAAGCGATCAGCCACATATCATCACCATTATTGCCGACGATCTG GGCTGGAACGACGTCAGCTTTCACGGGCACGATCAAATTCCGACACCGAACATCGATGCTTTGGCGGCAAATGGGGTGATACTGAATCGTTATTACGTTCAGCCAACATGCACGCCATCCAGAACTGCGTTTCTCACTGGACGATATCCTCTGCGTGCTG GAATGCAAGGGATACCTTTGACTACTGGAGAACGTTGGGGAATCCCAGTGGATATTCCGCTCTTCCCGGGGCACCTTCGTAACTTGGGTTATACCACCAGACTGCTGGGAAAATGGCATCTCGGCTACTACACCGTAGATCACGTTCCAACCCAACGAGGATTTGATTCCTTCGTTGGGTACTACAACGGCTACATAAAGTACTTCGACCACACCATCAGGCAGGACAAAACG AATGAGACTGGCTATGACCTGCATCGCGACGATCGGCAGAAGTTGACGATTGAGAGAAACAAGGATTACTTCACAGACTTCCTGACTGAGGAAGTTGAGGATGTGATAAAAAGTCACGACGTGTCGAAACCTCTTTACTTGCAGATAGCTCACCTGGCACCGCACAGCGGAGAGCCGGAGGAACCGCTGGAGGTTTGGAATGTGACAGAAGTGAACTTGACTCTCGGTTACATCAAGGATATCAACAGGCGGAAATTTGCTG GAATGGTTACGAGACTTGATAATTCGGTCGGGCGAACGATAAAGGCTTTGAAGAACGCCGGGATGCTGGAGAACTCGATCGTCATATTCACCACCGATAATGGTGCCCAGACTGAAGGACTCCACGTGAATTATGGATCCAATTATCCTCTTCGCGGG TTGAAGTTTAGCATGTTTGACGGCGGCGTCAGAGGAGTTGGCTGCATTTATTCGCCACTGATCGTAAATTCGTCGAGAGTATCGAACGAGTTGATGCACATTACCGACTGGATGCCGACCTTGTATTCAGCTGCCGGTGGGGATGTCAAGGTCCTCGGAGAACTCGACGGGGTGGATCAATGGCCGACATTGAAGTACGGCCTTAAAAGTCCTAGAACTTCGCTTCTCTTGCATGTGGATGAAAAGTTCAAGGTAGCTGGAGCAGTTAtgggaaaatttaaatttctacAAG GTAACCAAGTCAACTACACTGATTTTTATGGTGACAGTGGCGACGGGGATAATTATCCGCCTTACTCTGCAGCGTCAGTCGTATCTTCTGCTGCTGGGCAGGcgatttctcaaatttctgaGTCCGTTGCAACTCCGCAACAAATCATCAGCTTgcgtttgaaaacaaaaatgtcgTGTCCACCATTCCAAGAATACGTGAACTGCACGAGCAGATGCCTCTTCGACTTAAGCGTTGACCCCTGTGAGACTGTTAACCTATCTGAACAGCATCCTGAG atAGTTGAACTAATGGAGAGTTATATAGAGAAATATCAAGATGTTTTGGTCCAGCAATCGAGCGGTTTGTACGACAGAACTTCAAGTCCTGCCAAGTTTAATGGGGCATGGATGCCGTGGATAAAATTCAACCACAATGATGAATCTGCGTCGCTTTTGGAAGTGCCACAAACCAGTTCCGCC GGTGACATCATCATGAATCTCAGGTCGATTCGGCAATCATGA
- the LOC124176669 gene encoding protein Wnt-11-like, whose amino-acid sequence MRCDFKRCRPLEQFCTLSFILVILFVQNGRCIKWLALGHTSDGWNWSRESCTGVRSSGLLERKQARVCRAAPDVMPSLVEAAKDTSTVCQQTFRYRRWNCSSIQLAPNYTQDLLGGTREQAFVYAMSAAAAVWRLARGCALGSLAACSCATPPRREPPSPSALTSSSIALGALASRSSFKWGGCGDDVKSASRIAKRFLQASSLPGSGTLGKFMHAVNMHNNRAGRRAVEQSLTLECKCHGVSGSCSVRTCWRGLSSSGPVVAGKRLLQRYATAAEVRARPGGRLPPLYHHDNLLYTTKSPDYCLPDKKRGSLGTVGRQCNASSSGYEGCEYLCCGRGHITKTKEILERCQCKWYNCCYVKCKTCRKFTNTHECN is encoded by the exons ATGCGGTGTGATTTCAAGCGTTGCCGACCCCTGGAACAATTCTGCACACTATCTTTTATACTCGTGATATTGTTCGTACAGAATGGAAGGTGCATCAAGTGGTT ggCACTTGGTCACACGAGTGACGGATGGAATTGGTCGAGAGAGTCCTGCACCGGAGTCAGGAGTTCCGGTCTCCTGGAAAGGAAACAGGCCCGAGTGTGTCGGGCGGCTCCAGACGTCATGCCCAGCTTGGTCGAGGCCGCTAAAGATACGTCGACGGTCTGCCAGCAGACGTTTCGTTATCGCCGATGGAACTGCAGCAGCATTCAACTTGCTCCAAACTATACCCAGGATTTACTCGGCG GAACGCGAGAACAAGCCTTTGTCTACGCGATGTCGGCTGCTGCAGCAGTTTGGAGATTGGCGCGAGGTTGTGCCCTAGGAAGTCTGGCCGCGTGTTCCTGTGCCACGCCTCCAAGAAGAGAGCCACCCTCCCCTTCAGCTTTGACCTCATCTTCTATAGCACTGGGGGCCCTGGCTTCGCGAAGCTCATTCAAATGGGGTGGCTGTGGTGACGATGTCAAATCGGCTTCCCGAATCGCCAAGCGGTTTCTCCAAGCATCGAGTctacccggcagcggaaccctTGGAAAGTTTATGCATGCCGTCAACATGCACAACAACAGGGCGGGGAGAAGG GCCGTGGAACAGTCTTTGACATTGGAGTGCAAATGTCACGGTGTGTCAGGTTCTTGCAGTGTCCGCACATGCTGGCGAGGGCTCAGCTCTTCGGGGCCAGTTGTAGCAGGGAAACGTCTTCTTCAGAGGTATGCAACTGCCGCGGAAGTTCGAGCGAGGCCGGGCGGCCGTTTGCCTCCGTTATATCATCACGATAATCTCCTTTACACGACGAAAAGTCCCGACTACTGTCTGCCGGACAAGAAACGCGGGAGCCTTGGAACCGTTGGAAG gcaGTGCAATGCGAGTAGTTCAGGATACGAGGGTTGCGAATATCTCTGTTGCGGACGAGGACATATTACAAAAACCAAAGAAATACTCGAACGATGTCAATGCAAGTGGTACAATTGTTGCTACGTGAAGTGCAAGACTTGCCGTAAATTTACCAATACTCACGAGTGTAATTAA